GGAGCTCTTTTCCTCAATCTTCACCTGTTTTCCCTTATCGCCCTCCATCGAAGCCAGGAGATCGGGAAGAATGAAAAAAACGTAGAGCATTGAGGCCGTGATCATCATCGAAATGGACAGGGCAATTCCCGCATAGGCCGTTTGCAGGCTATGCGGGGCGAAAATCAGCGGGAGAAAGACCGATATGGTCGATATCCCGGAGACAAGAATGGAATAACGGCTGTAATGGGACTCATCTTCCACAAAAACGACTCCCGCATCTATTACCATACCCGTTCCTACGGCAAGGCCCGATAGGGTCATGATGTCCAGGGAAAAGCCGAAAACCTTCAGCCCCGCGATGGTGATGACCAGGGAAAAAGGGATATTGAGACAGATAAGTAAGGCTGGGGCCGCTCTTTTAAGAATCAACATGGTCAAAAGGGATACGGCCAAGATGCCTATCCCTATGTTGATTGCCACCTGCCTGAGCGCCGACTCGATATGTGCCCCATGATCATAGACGATGGTGGCATTGGGAATCGCTTTCGACGCCTCCCGAAGTCCTGCACAGAGCCGGACGCTGTTCGCATCACCGGCCTTGGATACCGAGACGAGAATAGATGCCTTACCGTTGAAAAGGGCAAGGGATTTACGCGGAGTCTGATCAAGGCTGATATCGGCGACATCACCCATCCTGAGGTTTCTGCCGACTGGGAGTTGCGCTATATCCGAAATGGACCTCACCCTGCTGTCGACGATTGCCGGCAGATGATTTGCGACGTTCCATGAGCGAATTAAATTCCAGGATCCGAGGGCATTGTTCAGATCGGAAAGGGTAAGCCCGCAATGGGCCAGCAGCCACGGAGAAAAGCGTATTTGTACCTCTTTTTGCGGGGCCCCACCGATCTCGACCCTTCCCGTTCCCTCAACGTTTTCGAATCGGGTACGTAGTTCCTCTTCGGAGATATCCTGGTCGTAGTCGACTGCGAGAATAAAAACAGGCCTGGACTTCATGTCGCTTTTCAGAAGCACCGGACGTTGTACTCCCTCGGGCAGGCTTGCGTAAAGCCTTTCTGTGACATCCCTGACCAGAAGGTAGGAACGGTCAAGTTGAGCGGTATCATGGAAAAAAATCGTGATTGTCGCCGATTCTTGTTCGCAGACGGAACTGATCCGTTTTATTCCCGGGATGGACTGAAGTTCGTTTTCAAGGGGAGATGTTATGAGCCTCTCGATCTGCTCCTGGAAGACGCCCTTATACTCAATTTGTACGGATATTGCCTTCATACCGGTTTCGGGGAGATACCCCAGGTCGATTGATCTTGAAAAGATCAGACTAAGCAGCATGAGCGTAATCAAAAGAAAGAGTTTTCGTTTCGGATGTAGGCTTTTGGGGCTATTATCGGCTTCCATGTTTTGTTACGTAATCAAGGGCGGGAAAGATCAACAGCGAAAGAACCGTTCCTATAAGCAGTCCTCCGATTACGGAAGTTGCGGTATGGGCCTGCAGGGTCGCTTCGGGAGAGCCGTTGAGCATGAGGGGCAACAGGGCGGTCACGGTTGTCGCCGTGGTGAGAAAGACCGGTCGTAAACGCCCTCCGGCCATGCGTACCAGCTCTTCCTTATTCCTGCTATGGAGAAAAGAGGCCTTGAGGATGATCGTCGTATTGATGGCGGTCCCAAAAAGAATCAGTATTCCTATCCCCGAATTGATATTCAGACTCCTTCCCGTTACGGTAAGAAAGAGAAAACTGCCGCATGCCGAGAGGGGGAGCACGATCATAAGCAACAAGGGCGCAGAAAATGATTCGAACTGTGCTCCGAGGAAAAGGTACATAAGGACCAAGGCGATTGCGAAGGTTCCGATAATGGCCCGCATACTCTCGGCAAAGCTGCTTTGATCTAAACGTTCCCGTTTTATCCCCATTGTGGAGGATCGTCCTGTCAGCACTGCATTGTTGCCTTCCTTTACGAATAAAAGAATGCTTGGCACTCGGTTATAGCGGTACAGATCGCGCTGCTTCGGCAGACGCTCGAAACGCACCATGTTTCCGAGCTTGACAAAGCCATTCTGTGTCTGTAACGGTATCGCCTCGACTTGCCTCCTGGATAACCTGTCATATCCCGCTATCTGTACGCGGATATCGATCTCCTCATCCCGAAGCGTTATGGTGCCGACGAGTGAACCTTCGACAAGGCCCTTCAATGTCCCGGCAATTGCAGAGGGGGTGATGCCCGAATTTCTGCAAGCCAATTGGTCGGGAACCAGACGCAGTTCGGTGTAGCCCCCGGATTCTTCCAGACGAGGATCCGATTCCGGGGCCTCTTGCAGCAACTGGGACCGATAGGCCCGGGCCTCTTGCAGCACGTTTTCCCTTTCCCTGCCTGAAAATCTCAGGCGAATCTCCTTCCCTTTGGAAAGCAGACGCGAGATAGGATCCGAACTGTCGGGCCAGGAGAGTTTTCCGACTGAAAGTATTGCTGCCTCCCGTTCTATGTGTGCTTTGAGCATCGCTTCCCTTTTGTAGGTTCGCGGCGCATAAAAGAAAGTGAAGAATATGTCGTTCAAAGAAGATTCTTTTTTTGCCCGTTCGAGAGGGTTATCCGCCTCGTATCCGGTATATGCATACCCGCCGCTGATTCCTTCGGCCTCTCCTGTCGCTTGTAAAAATCTCTCTGCCGTATCCTCCACCTCATCAAAGGGGGTATCGGCCGGAAGCGACAGGGAGAGTTGAAGCCTTCCTTCCGGGACAGAGGGCATCGTTTCTTTCGGCAGCACTGTAGCCAGACCGAAAAGGGCGGCAAAGCTGATGATGATCAGAAGGATTATCATGAAGGGTCTTGCTATGAGGGCGTGCAGGAGCTTTCCGTATACGCTTTCCGCACGGTCAAAGATTTTTTTTGAGGATGATTCTTTTGTCTTCGGGGAAATCAGCACATAAAGGGCCGGTGTCAGGCTCATTGAAACCAGAAACGAGAAGATAAGAAGAAGCGAGATCGTGATCGCCAGTTCCCGAAAAAGTATACCGATGATGCCAGGTACAAAAACAATCGGCAAAAAAACGAGGAGGGTCGTCATAGTTGAACCAAATGTAGAAGAACCCATTTCGAGGACCCCCTCGGCAATAGCGGCATGATCGCGCCGACCCTGGATCCTTTCAAGTACAACAATACTGTTGTCCACGATCATACCGATACCGATGGCGATTCCCGTGAGTGACATCACATTCAGTGAAAGGCCGAAAAGATACTGGAAAAAGAAAATGGGAATGATTGCCGCAGGTAAGGATGATAAGAGTATCACGGCCGAAGAGATCGACCGTAGAAAAATCACCATGACGAGAAAGGCCGCAGCACTGCCAAGTATCAGCGAAATGGCAAGCTCCCTGAAGGCCGACCGAATTCTCTCCGCACCATCTTCGAGAAAAATAATTTCGATATCGTTTGCATAGTTCCTGCGAATATCCGTAAGTTCCCGGCGTAAGGTCCTCGATGCATTCAGGGTCCCTTCTTCCGGACTCGGCCAAAGAAAGGCACCTACGCAGGGCTCGCCATTATAGGAAAAAAAGGAGGTCCGCTCTGCGTGGCCCAGCCGCACCTCGGCTATCTCTCCTAATGAGAGAAAGCTTCTGCTTTCGACCGGAACCGCTATGCGCTGTAAGGCAGAAAGATCGACGGTATCGGTGCTTGCCTTGATCAGGTGTTCTTTCCCCCCCTCGTTTACTTTGCCGATGGGCAGTTCAAAGACCGATGATGCAAGCAGCGAAGGAACCTCGTTTAGCGCAAGCCCTGCTGCCGTACAGGTGTCGGGATCGAGCAGGACCTTAACCTCAGGGGAGGTAATACCACGCAGGCGTACCGTGGCAATGCCCTCGACCTGCATGAGGCGCGTTTTCAGGTCGTATCGTATGGTCCTGTCGAGCTCCTGGATCGAAGTACCCTCTTTGGGGCGCAAAACTAAAATGAATGGTGCCTCGTTTTCTCCACGCTCGGTGAATACCAGGGGTTTTTCGATACCATGGGGAAGGTAGGGATATGCCGAATCGATCTTTTCCCGCACCTCAAGGGCCGCTTTGTAGCTATCGGTTCCCCAGGAAAATCTCAGCAGGATGGAACTGATCCCCTGGCGGCTGAGGGACTCGAGCTCCTTGACTCCCGATACCCCGGAAAGGACATTCTCAAGGGGAACGGTGACCTGCCGCTCTATCTCCTCTGCCGAGATATTTTCGAATTCGCAGACAACTCTTACCTCAGGGAAAAGAATCGTCGGCAGATACTCGCCCTTAAGGCGGGGAAAGGAGACGACTCCGAAGAGTATCAGGGCGAGATAGAGCATGAGGGTCGACAGGGGGTGATCGAGGAACCAACGCAAAAACGATTTCACGGCGGCAGCACCTGCAAGGTAAGAAGGTAGTCGTTTTCCAGATAGTTGTCGTAGCTGTCGCAGAGGGAAGCTTCTATCCTGATTGTACAAATCGACGAGATGCCGGAAGCCATCTCAATAGAAGCGTCGACGTGAACGACCGACTCTGTAGCTCCGACATCTATGCTGTAGGAGGTGAAATCGAGGGATTGAAAGGCGGAAGAGGAGAGCGAGAATGCATCCATAAAAGATGAGGTATCGACGACCGCCCCCTGGGCATGGTGCAGGTAGAGATCGAAACGGGCACGGTCGCTATCGCTGATGGTAAGCGTATCGTTGAGGTGCAATTCTGCCGGTGCGGGACTTGCCGTATCATTGATGAAGATGATCTTTGAAAGGCTTAAGGGGAGGCTGTGGGGGCCGTCGACGAGAAAACGATAGGTTGAATCGATGATGTTCAACTCATAGAGTTTGCCGTATTCCAGCACTTCGTCGAAGATGATATGAAGAGTCGTATTATCAGAATTCCACGTATCATCATATGATATTGAAGGATTAACCGTGATGATATCCCGCTTTTCATCCTCGGGGACCGCTGCGCTGAAGGTAACGAGAAGCTCATCCGCTTTTTCAATTCCCGTTGTATAGGCCGTATCTGCTATATCGTGAAGGAAAAATCCTCCGCTG
This genomic stretch from Sediminispirochaeta bajacaliforniensis DSM 16054 harbors:
- a CDS encoding efflux RND transporter permease subunit — encoded protein: MKSFLRWFLDHPLSTLMLYLALILFGVVSFPRLKGEYLPTILFPEVRVVCEFENISAEEIERQVTVPLENVLSGVSGVKELESLSRQGISSILLRFSWGTDSYKAALEVREKIDSAYPYLPHGIEKPLVFTERGENEAPFILVLRPKEGTSIQELDRTIRYDLKTRLMQVEGIATVRLRGITSPEVKVLLDPDTCTAAGLALNEVPSLLASSVFELPIGKVNEGGKEHLIKASTDTVDLSALQRIAVPVESRSFLSLGEIAEVRLGHAERTSFFSYNGEPCVGAFLWPSPEEGTLNASRTLRRELTDIRRNYANDIEIIFLEDGAERIRSAFRELAISLILGSAAAFLVMVIFLRSISSAVILLSSLPAAIIPIFFFQYLFGLSLNVMSLTGIAIGIGMIVDNSIVVLERIQGRRDHAAIAEGVLEMGSSTFGSTMTTLLVFLPIVFVPGIIGILFRELAITISLLLIFSFLVSMSLTPALYVLISPKTKESSSKKIFDRAESVYGKLLHALIARPFMIILLIIISFAALFGLATVLPKETMPSVPEGRLQLSLSLPADTPFDEVEDTAERFLQATGEAEGISGGYAYTGYEADNPLERAKKESSLNDIFFTFFYAPRTYKREAMLKAHIEREAAILSVGKLSWPDSSDPISRLLSKGKEIRLRFSGRERENVLQEARAYRSQLLQEAPESDPRLEESGGYTELRLVPDQLACRNSGITPSAIAGTLKGLVEGSLVGTITLRDEEIDIRVQIAGYDRLSRRQVEAIPLQTQNGFVKLGNMVRFERLPKQRDLYRYNRVPSILLFVKEGNNAVLTGRSSTMGIKRERLDQSSFAESMRAIIGTFAIALVLMYLFLGAQFESFSAPLLLMIVLPLSACGSFLFLTVTGRSLNINSGIGILILFGTAINTTIILKASFLHSRNKEELVRMAGGRLRPVFLTTATTVTALLPLMLNGSPEATLQAHTATSVIGGLLIGTVLSLLIFPALDYVTKHGSR